A genomic segment from Nicotiana sylvestris chromosome 1, ASM39365v2, whole genome shotgun sequence encodes:
- the LOC104223835 gene encoding NAD(P)H-quinone oxidoreductase subunit N, chloroplastic, producing MATAASTLSYAFSSRFLIKNNGSFRHRPNVTLSTEEQPCSSSACYQGAILSYGLQKQRVQLNSTSKTMTMRRLGRQKKAVVRCNIELEDFIGGDLIKLDLGQWLSDVEEHKALAIYSPHEGGYEGRYLTRLKYQGYHFLDLSARGLGDPETTLTKFHPVCPAHVGKQPIARWYFPPEVDYRLSLLPPNAKGLVVWIIEAKVLSKAELQFLALLPSLRPKVKVIAECGNWRKFMWKPLKEIAGLSQS from the exons ATGGCAACTGCTGCCTCAACTCTCTCCTATGCCTTCAGCAGCAGGTTCTTGATCAAGAATAATGGCTCTTTTCGCCACCGTCCAAATGTCACATTATCCACTGAGGAGCAACCATGTTCCTCTTCAG CCTGCTATCAAGGGGCAATACTGTCTTACGGTCTGCAGAAGCAACGAGTACAGTTAAATAGCACGTCGAAGACTATGACAATGAGAAGACTTGGAAGACAAAAGAAAGCAGTAGTTAGATGTAACATTGAACTTGAGGACTTCATAGGTGGAGATCTCATTAAGTTGGATTTAGGTCAATGGTTATCTGATGTTGAAGAACACAAAGCCTTAGCAATTTATTCTCCACACGAAGGTGGTTATGAAGGGCGCTACCTTACACGTCTTAAATACCAAGGATATCATTTCTTGGATCTTTCTGCTCGTGGCCTCGGTGATCCTGAAACCACTCTTACTAAGTTTCACCCTGTCTGCCCT GCGCATGTTGGGAAGCAACCAATAGCTAGATGGTATTTTCCTCCAGAAGTTGATTATAGGCTTTCTCTACTTCCTCCAAATGCCAAAGGACTAGTGGTTTGGATAATCGAAGCCAAG GTATTATCAAAGGCAGAGCTGCAGTTTCTTGCTTTACTTCCTTCGCTTCGTCCTAAAGTAAAGGTCATCGCAGAGTGTGGTAACTG GAGAAAGTTCATGTGGAAGCCACTCAAGGAAATTGCAGGCTTATCTCAATCATAG